Proteins encoded together in one Candidatus Woesearchaeota archaeon window:
- a CDS encoding 50S ribosomal protein L15e: protein MGAYKYIREAWKKPKETTAVQEYLFQFRREGATVRILRPTRLDRARSLGYKAKQGVFVVRQRVTRGGHRRPDIKGGRRPKANSQKKVVNKSYQQIAEERVARQYTNCEVLNSYLVVEDGQHKWFEVIMVDRTSKPVLRDENLNWISLQKGRVFRGMTSAGKKSRGLRNKGVGAEKVRPTQKANKNRLH from the coding sequence ATGGGAGCTTACAAATATATTCGAGAGGCTTGGAAAAAGCCAAAAGAAACGACTGCAGTGCAGGAGTATTTATTTCAATTTCGACGAGAAGGAGCAACAGTACGAATTCTTAGACCGACACGACTGGATAGAGCGCGATCACTAGGTTACAAAGCAAAACAAGGTGTTTTTGTAGTACGTCAACGAGTAACTCGAGGTGGACACAGACGACCAGATATTAAAGGTGGTCGAAGGCCTAAGGCAAATTCGCAAAAGAAAGTTGTTAACAAATCATATCAGCAAATCGCTGAAGAACGCGTGGCTCGACAATATACTAATTGTGAAGTATTAAATTCATATTTAGTAGTAGAAGATGGTCAACATAAATGGTTTGAAGTAATTATGGTAGACCGAACAAGCAAACCTGTTCTTCGAGATGAGAATTTAAATTGGATTTCACTTCAGAAAGGACGAGTTTTCAGAGGCATGACAAGTGCTGGAAAGAAAAGTCGAGGATTACGAAATAAAGGGGTTGGCGCAGAAAAAGTACGTCCAACACAAAAAGCAAATAAGAACCGTCTACATTAA
- a CDS encoding 50S ribosomal protein L21e yields MVDRVGGFRRKTRYKMRKNVSSRGKVSLRNFLQTFAVGEKVKLGAEPAYQKGMYFPRFYGRVGIISKKVGTCYEIKIEDLGKAKTVVVHPVHLRRA; encoded by the coding sequence ATGGTAGATAGAGTAGGTGGATTCAGACGAAAGACGCGCTATAAAATGCGTAAAAATGTTTCTTCACGAGGTAAGGTTAGCCTGCGGAATTTTTTGCAAACCTTTGCTGTTGGAGAAAAAGTAAAGCTAGGGGCTGAACCGGCATATCAAAAAGGAATGTATTTTCCAAGATTTTATGGACGAGTAGGTATTATTTCTAAAAAAGTAGGAACGTGCTATGAAATTAAGATTGAAGATTTAGGTAAAGCAAAAACTGTTGTTGTGCATCCAGTGCATTTACGACGAGCATGA
- a CDS encoding DUF655 domain-containing protein, which yields MQEKKREEEAIVLDFLSNGYVSDSRPSHLKTSIAQAIGKNNLALLELVPRKGLALQPFEAVYVGDQKRDKIHHVVGKIPLSKLTGTARGELEHVLKEIVKEREEEFIEFFNKSQPLSTRMHSLELLPGLGKKHMWMIVEERRGDPFTSYENLKKRVSLIPDPEKLIIKRIMKELDGNEKHMIFVK from the coding sequence ATGCAAGAAAAGAAACGAGAAGAAGAAGCGATAGTACTCGATTTTTTATCTAACGGGTATGTATCAGACTCTAGACCGAGTCATTTAAAGACTTCAATAGCGCAAGCCATAGGGAAAAATAATCTTGCATTACTTGAACTGGTTCCACGAAAAGGATTGGCTTTGCAACCATTTGAGGCAGTTTATGTCGGAGATCAAAAACGAGATAAAATTCATCATGTCGTTGGAAAAATCCCTCTTTCAAAACTTACGGGTACTGCTCGAGGAGAATTAGAGCACGTACTTAAAGAAATAGTTAAAGAGCGAGAAGAAGAGTTTATTGAATTCTTTAACAAAAGTCAACCATTGTCAACACGAATGCATTCACTTGAATTACTTCCAGGACTTGGGAAAAAACACATGTGGATGATAGTTGAAGAGCGACGTGGCGATCCTTTTACTAGTTATGAAAATCTCAAAAAACGAGTAAGTCTTATCCCTGATCCAGAAAAACTTATTATTAAACGAATCATGAAAGAACTGGATGGTAATGAGAAACACATGATTTTTGTGAAGTAA
- a CDS encoding 50S ribosomal protein L11, producing the protein MAKETVDALIVGGKASAAPPLGPALGPKGVNIGQVVAEINKKTADFAGMQVPVKVIIETNDKSFEIEIGTPPATALIKQELDIKKASGTPQSDYVGDLTLEQVKKITRMKEGAVTGKNQKMRVKEILGTCRSMGVTINGKKSSELISEINAGNYDKELADE; encoded by the coding sequence ATGGCTAAAGAAACTGTAGATGCATTAATTGTTGGCGGTAAAGCGAGTGCTGCACCTCCACTAGGACCTGCTCTTGGTCCAAAAGGAGTTAATATCGGACAAGTTGTTGCTGAGATTAACAAAAAAACTGCTGATTTTGCAGGCATGCAAGTTCCTGTAAAAGTAATCATCGAAACTAATGATAAGTCTTTTGAAATTGAAATTGGAACCCCGCCTGCAACCGCTCTTATCAAGCAAGAACTCGATATTAAGAAAGCTAGTGGCACACCTCAATCTGATTATGTGGGAGACCTCACACTTGAACAAGTGAAAAAAATTACGCGAATGAAAGAAGGTGCGGTTACGGGTAAAAACCAAAAAATGCGCGTGAAAGAAATTCTTGGCACATGTAGAAGTATGGGCGTTACAATTAATGGTAAGAAATCTTCAGAGCTTATCTCAGAAATTAACGCAGGTAACTACGATAAAGAACTTGCAGACGAGTAA
- a CDS encoding DegT/DnrJ/EryC1/StrS family aminotransferase gives MDYKEECRAMLKVLTGASYVLFTTRCNESIKLAMQLVADLGRHIVLYQEEGGWLTYEKYIKQAGLEGLKMITDDGLIYEKELNQYDYDIVLLLNSMPGYAVTHDMANIYSHCLKNDIFLVNDVSGSIGSTHAKFGDVIVGSFNKAKPVDLGRGGFIATNAVDLFAKIKTHLEEEPEMDYQQLHHKLKHLDQRRSFLLERAKKVKEDLIAHHVVHQEKEGFNVIVRFEDDAEKEEIISYCDKNELEYTICPREIRILDDAISIEVKRLTGHNEN, from the coding sequence ATGGATTATAAAGAAGAATGTCGCGCAATGTTAAAAGTTCTTACGGGAGCTTCTTATGTACTTTTCACTACTCGATGTAATGAATCAATTAAACTAGCCATGCAACTTGTGGCTGATCTTGGACGGCATATTGTGTTATACCAAGAAGAAGGCGGATGGTTAACGTATGAGAAATATATCAAGCAAGCAGGACTTGAAGGTTTAAAGATGATTACTGATGATGGACTTATTTATGAAAAAGAATTAAACCAATATGACTATGATATAGTACTTTTACTTAACTCCATGCCAGGATATGCAGTAACTCATGATATGGCAAATATATATTCTCATTGTCTGAAAAATGATATTTTTTTAGTGAATGATGTTTCAGGAAGCATAGGGAGCACTCACGCAAAATTTGGAGATGTTATTGTAGGTAGTTTTAACAAAGCAAAACCTGTTGACCTTGGTCGAGGGGGATTTATTGCAACTAATGCTGTTGATTTATTTGCAAAAATAAAAACGCATCTTGAAGAAGAACCCGAAATGGATTATCAACAGCTTCATCATAAACTAAAACATTTAGACCAACGTAGAAGCTTTCTTTTAGAACGAGCAAAGAAGGTAAAAGAAGATTTAATTGCTCATCATGTTGTTCATCAAGAAAAAGAAGGATTTAATGTTATTGTCCGTTTTGAAGATGATGCTGAAAAAGAAGAAATTATTTCTTATTGTGATAAAAATGAATTAGAATATACGATTTGTCCTAGAGAAATAAGAATTTTAGATGATGCAATAAGCATCGAAGTAAAACGATTAACAGGTCATAACGAGAACTAA